ATTAGTGTCTTTAGTAGCGTATTTGTAGTAACAAAATACCTCACCTTAAATATCAGAGCAAGATGATTGGAGTGTTTCTCGGCATTCCAGGGAGGTTTAGCACAAGCCATTTCTATAACAACACAGCCAACGCTCCACACATCGCAGCTCCTACCATATTGCTGACCTCTCAGAACCTGAACAGACAGACCAACCAAATTACCCAATTATCTGCTTCCAAAGTCTCTTAACTCGAATTAAtttagatgcaaaaaaaaaaatatcatcaacCAAGTGCATTCTGATTAACATTTCAGGTTGAGAGAGTGCTCAGTGATGTAAATACCTTAAGATTTAAACAGCTGTATAGAATTAGTAAATAGAAGGCCTGATCAAGAGGCAAAGCGAAGTAACTTTGTAGTAGTTAGCTTTTGACTAAATGGTCGCTTGAGCTTTAGTAACAATACTTATGATAGATACATCTTGTAACAAACTACTTAATGCAACATTGACAGGGAGAAACAAATGTCATTATCACCATGTTGGAGTAATTCCTATTCTTTAGAACAAGTACATTTAAAATGTACTTGAAGCATTTACagcaattttctgttatttggctGTACAAATCAGCTTAGAGAGTTCAAACAAACTTTTTAAAGTAACTTCCAAAACTGGTTTCTTACCTCCGGTGCCATAAATGCAATAGTTCCCAACAACTGTCCCTGAAACTCCCCAGCACCAGTTCCTTTTGATGCCAACCTGGCTGCAGCTCCAAAATCAGCAATTCTTAATCTATGACCTGTGCTGTCAATTAGCAAATTGGCACCTGTCAACAGCATAATAAAAATACTGCTAGTTGGCTTTCTACTAAGGGTAAAAGGATGATCAGACACTTTTCCTCCCTCCATTCAAAACTGTAAATAGGTTGACATTGCCCACCCCCAACAGCAAGGAAATCTAAAAATCAGGGACAAAGTCTAATAATGTCACTTCTCTGTTATGCCTGAACGATACCGCAGAGAGCTCAAGGCTGTCCAAGAGATCTACGGAAACAATCAAACTTTCAAAGTAGGGTAAACACACAATTCTGGAATAATGCCTGGAGAcagaataatgaaagaaaatggtGACCTAAACCCCTGGAGTTTTTCATTGCCTGCAGCTCTTATTTCATCCTTAATGAACTTTTGAGTTGTCTTTAAGAGAATTACAGAGCACTTGAAAGTTTTCCTATTTTAAGGAGGAATATTAAAGACAAATATCTGGCATCTCTATGTTGCTACTTATCTGAATATCTCTCTAGTTCATGGACAGCTACAGTGACATGAAAGGGGAAAGTTTAGTAAGACTGGTATTTCCCAATGAAGTACACATTTTCTTTAAACGCAGTACAGCTGTATTTATGTTCAGTTAGGATGAAGGAAGAAAACGCACCACAATATTCCTATACATTAGAAACCTGACCTCTATCTTGGCTTGTTCACAGATTTTACTATCATTTCAGGGTAAACATTTACATTAATTTAACTAGCAATCCTTAAAGCTATGTGGCAACTTCGTATTTTATTTGAACAAGTTGAGAAAACCGAATTTTCCAAACCATTGGCACCGGTAGCAAGTATCCCCAAGCATGTTATGAACATTCTGATTGATTTCAGTAATTAAACGTTCTTCAGAATGACGAGACAAACCCACAGAAATACTACTCTTGAGATGGTATCTGAGAGAAGCAGTAGGTCTCAAGCTAAAATAGATGCTGCTTTCTGAATATTCCTTTTTAAAAGACATTCTAAATAATTCTCACCTTTAACATCTCTATGGATTATCTGATTCTCATGGAGGAAAGAAAGGCCACGTAACAGTTGTTCTGTGTAATTAATAATAACCGATTCTTTGAAGGCTCCGTATTTACTTAACAAATGAGCAACTGAACCCcctagaaagtaaaaaaaaatacattttatcaaCTCTTATATTTTGTAGAATGCAGCACTGCCACCTAGAATTGGAACTTGGTGTTGGTATTTCTAATTTATAATTAGATTTCTCCTCCCCTccaaaaacatttaaaagtttCATAGGCATAAAGTAATTATATGGTTACTTAATTATTTTCTACCTGGAACTGTACACATTAAAGACACAAGTCTTCATGCTTCCTAATAATTTTATACTTCCTTAAAAGAATGTACAAATCCCTTAGCATACAAGTACTGTTGCTGATAAAAAACCACACGTATTTATCCACATTCTCCATTAACTTTTTAGCAGTAGAAACTAGCTTTCTTTGGGGCAGCAGATACGCCCAGCCTCTAGTGAATGTTCCCTCCGAGGATCTTAATTTACTTTTGTTACCATCCAAGTACCAATATACAGAAGCAAGTAAACAAGGAAGCAAAAGCAGTATCTTCCTCTGTTTTCCAAAACTGGTAAACAGATCCTCAAGATTTTGGATTCCCATTGTGCCTCTCAAAGTATTCTAATATAACTTGAGCTTGAATGAGGTAAAAACAattcctttcatttctttatctgtataatattatttcagaaaaattataCCTTAAAAAAAGTTAAACACCTTTagttttgagaaaatattttctgcattattGCTTGTAGTAACACTTTCCTGGGCGTTTCTTGTCAGCATTCTAGTATTGCTAAGTGGTTTCTGCCAAAGAACGTAAGTTACGGTGCAAAACTTTCTCTTATAAGAAATAAGGAGGTACAACACACCAAATCCAGTCTTGGTAACTGCAACAACATATAATCGCTTTCCTTAAATTAATAAAGTTCCTTCTTAAAAAAAGGATATAGACTTTATTGCTCCTGCtctataaaataatgaaaatattttgctctttATTACTAGATTACCACACAATATATTTAAGATTTGAACATGTTTTTCCCAAAGCATCCCACTTACTACCTATTAGTAGAAGTTTGCTTTAAGTTCTTAAATGCCTTTGCACACTTTTTTATGAAAATGCTTGGGATAAAAACAAGTGATGGGTATTCAAACTTtccagtaaaattatttttaagaacaagTTAAAGTTACACAGGTACATTGACAATGCAACAGTTTGATGTATATCCAACTGAAGTGCCTGTCTCTCAAAGTCTCCAACTGTCCATTTAGATTCAGAAATTGAGGAAAAAGTAGTAGAATTTTTGTTCAGGGCTTCCAACTACTTTAACTGTATGACACATTAGGTATGGAAAATTCCAAATCAAAAAAAGGACACACCAGTGTCAATACAGTAACTTAAACTGTTCTGTAAGTAGACCTTTACACTGGTTACCAACAGCAATGAAAATACAAGTCTGCAGACTAAAGGGATGCAAAATAGTGTATGAAACTACATAGTTCAAGACTCATctggtattttaattttctttggcaCAGTAGTTGTTTACCTGCCATCCATTCAATAAAGAGGTTATAGTTGCTCTTCTCGCATGTAGCGCCCAACATTCGAATGATGTTAGGATGGTTTAGATGACTCATCATCCTTATTTCTTCTCTCAGTGCTTCAACTACCTCTTCTTGCTCAGATGATGTGTTCCTGACATACGTCACCTGTTTTGAAATATGTTATTCACATTTATCTTATATAATTACCAGTCCTGTAACCTCCACTTCAGCACAGTAACAAGAATGGATGTGTTTCTACCCTTTTCCACCATCTAGAAATAGCATTTTTTTATCTCAAGCCCCTTCAGCTGAGAATCTATCTCTGTGTGAGACAGTCACAGAAAATTAAGAGTGATCTTCTAGGGAAATACCAATAAAAATCTCTCCAAGTATGGAGTGGGGAGACTTCCCTCTTGACTCTCCTCTGCTtaaactaggattttttttttctttttcccagatatTGAAGTAAAGGATGAAAGATAAGGCCTGAAATGGCATTCTGGCAGTGTTGTTATTTGTAAGATTTTTACAGTTAAACGATACTATCTGTTTCATAACTAAGCCTCTTATCCCAGAAATTTGATAGGGGGCGGGAAAGCAGATCAGAAGCCCTGGAGCCAGCTCCAGCTCTTATCCATACTACATCTGAAATAATGGTATGCTGCAGAGAATTTCCCCTGGGCGTCATCATCTCTCCAGGAGGAGACTCAAGGACTAAATGAACAGTCCTTCTCTTTTGCAAGCAAGGGAGTTTCAGAGGAGGAATAACTGACAACAGATATCCTTTCCTTGATTAAGTGTTTTGAAATTGCTCAATTCCATAGGTGTAAGTTCATTCTAGAATTAATAAGAAAATGTTAGGACTACGATTCCCTCTAAGTTGGTATCACTGATTCAGACCTAGGGCATCTTAAGTGTGCAAGGTTTACTCACATCTAGAACCTTCAAAAATCTTGCACGAAGCATGTGCATTTGGGCCCCTTTTCTCAGTCGCACCTCCATATCTAttaatttaaatgttaaaaatacttGCCTCAAAGTTGGCCGTTGAATCAGAGGAAACAAGCATTAAACTACATTTCCTCCACTTTGACTGTTTTAGGGAAAAAATTTTGATGAGTAAGGGGAAGCTACCTTGTAAATAGGCCATCAATTTGGAATCGAGATCTGGGCTCTATTCCTAAATCTGTCACTGATTTATGAACTTGAGAAAAGTAAAAATGCCTTTGagaaactatgaaaaaaataagCATATAAAAAAGcatagtattttttcattttaaggagatgttaaaaaaatgaaaatattacatCAATACCATGCACATAAAGACTTTTTATTATGTATTACATGAGAAGACATGACAGGGAGCAGAGGAAGCAAGGAACACAAGAAGTCTGTGAGAGCAGAGAGCTTTTATATTTAATATTgcaaagaaatactgaagaacaAACATAATATATTCAAGAAAGtgaagtattttgaaatatttacctGTTTTACAGCCATTAATGTCCCCGTTCCTACATCTTGAGCTTGGTAACAGGAAGAGAAAGCTCCAAGACCAATCTGCTGACCTTTAAGCCATTCCGCGTCTTCTCTGTAATGGTGTTTTGCTTTGGTATGTCCAGGCAGGGTTTCTGGTGTCTGAGAATTGAATTCCAAATTAATTTCACATTTACTAGCATGCATCTAAAATGCAGACATTCTGCAAGGTTATAAAATATCTAAGCTTATATGCCTTTCTTCTACCTTGCAGTTCTTTGTACTGCATGTTACACATGTTTCAGCTGAGACCAGAACACCAGCGTATTCCATAATCCACATACTCCTACTGTATGAACAGAGAGCCTCCCCTGTGTTACGACTTGAAGGTGAAAGACAAGATTTAAGGACACAAATAGCAGTAAGACTTTTTTTCTATTCCTGATCTCATGTCTAATCAAGATTTTAGTCTGCACCCAAAGTAAAGTTTTCTGCTTAATTTATTTCTCCCATTTTGTGCTTCACACGTTGTTACCTCATGCAAAGGATCACAAATAAAACAGTCCTTTCTCTATTCTTATTTCTTGTGGTTTTGTCTATTTGCAAACAAGTATCTTTTTTCTGACTTCTAAAGTATCTCACACCTTCTCTCTCAAGATGTGCTGACAACAAGATCTCTTCCAACTCTCCCTTTTCTTTCACAATCCGGTATGGTTTTGTATGATTGCCGTCAAAGTAAATCAGCATTAAGAATCAGTACAGTTCTACTCCTGCTTAAAAACTTTGTTCTCATTTCCTGTCTTCCCCACTTTTACACCTTGTTCTTTGCCATTTTAAAGGTTGGTATATGACATTGTGTCTCTCTTCCAAATACCTTCTCTAATCTTATTAATAACCATGAAGCACCCTCAACAGGCAGACTGTTTATACTCCAACTCCTAAGACAGGGTACAGAGTACCTCTCTATTTCCAAAGTTACGTAAAAACGCAACAGCACTGCTTTACAAATTCAGTGAACCTTAAGACGTATGCTAAATTCCCAAATACTTACATCCTGCTGAATGATTATGATATCTTCACCATTTTCGACCTGTAGTTGGGGAATTATTGGCAGGGCATCTTGAGATGCTGACATTGCCATAGCAATAGCTAAagcttcctcctcttcagcttcCATCTTTTCCTTGCATTTTTGATTATGATTTACATCATCTTTGTATGTATCATCATTTTCTGCCCGCTCAGGAGAAAGCACTGCAACTTCAGACTTGAATGTCACTGTGCCATCACTCGACGGCATGGAGGCCTCCAGTAGATCCTCAATACTGGAATTGAGCTCTGCATTAACATCCAGTCGACATTTTTCATCTACTGGTGTGAACACTGTCTCTTCACTTGGTATAACTGCACTGCTACTACTACTCCTATTGCCATCACACTGTGAAATATCATTCAGGTCAAGTGTCATACTGTTTTTTGAGGTCTCTCCCTGCTTGTTCACATCACTTGGGTTGGGTCGTGATGGCTTCGGCCTGTGTATGTGACTGGATGGCAATGGCCTGGCTTGGGTGAAAACTGGAGAAAGTTTCTCTGATTCTTTATTTTCAGAACAGTTTCTCTGAAACTGGAGAGAAAGTTTCCGCTGTGTTTGAGGAGAAGGTGAGGGGATTTTGCAGGGAACGAATCCCTGAGGTCTGAGTTTAGAGACATCTGTTACAGTGCCAGCTGGTACAGATGGGTTTGAAGGAGACAGAAGCGTTGGGAATAGTGACTGGGAATGACTGGATGAGGGAGAAGAGTTCAAACACTGACTGTGGGGCTTTCCTTTTGTTTGAATGGCTGGCTTTGGTTGCTCAGTGGTTACTGATGAAACAGGAAGTCCCACAGCAAGGCCAGCCAGAGTCTCAGAAATGTCCTCTGGACTGGCACTCTGTTTTTTATCACTTAAACCTTTCCCACTCTTCCCTGATAACTGGACAGTATTGTCAGGAGTATTACTTTCTGTAGCTTCTGGAGAGTTATCTGGCACAGGCAGCTGCAAAAAGTCCTCATGTCGACATTCCCCAGAGTGCATTTCTGCCATGCCTAGCTGGATGGCTTCTgcaatttccatttcatctgctaTTGCCATCAGACGTCGACGCATCCTTGCGTAATGACTCGAGCTCGTCATACTCAACATTTCTAACAGCTTTACAAAAACATGGGGCACTCTGGCCACCATTCTTGCTGCACTCAAAAATACTCTCCGTGATAGTTTACCAACCATTGAGTGGGAATTGTCAATTGACTGCACGGCAAAAGTTAAGAGGGACAGAAGTTTATTAtacctaaaaaaaagaaaagaggtgtTTTATACACTGATATGCTCTAGTTAACTAGTGCCAAGAAAGCCATTTCAGGATAATGCATTTAGCTGTCAGTTCTGCAGCAGAAAGGAGACGTTGCTGCACTGGTGTGTCAAAATTAATTCACCTAttagaagcttttaaaaaaggcaaCCATTTACTCTCTGAAGTAAGTGCACttttgcatataaatatatactaTTTGTTTACAGGAACTagaacaacttttttaaaaaaatcaccaatAGCACATTCAACTATGAAGAGTAACAGTCACACAGCAGAAGCATGTACCTGTCTACTACAGTATCAGCCTGTAAGACATCTCCACAGACAATGTGGGGATAAAATTCACCAGGAAATTCCAACAGAAGTCTGTCTATTAGACAAAGTCGCCCCAGTAGTGCTTGCCAGTTGCTAGATTCAGTTTGGGTTCCAAGAATACATTTTAAGACATAATCAACACCACCAATACCAATGGACCctataaaaaaaaagttggtaaAATAAGGATATGTTCACAATCTAAATTCTGACCTAAATAAATATCAGAACTGTATCATATAGAAATACACATTGTGTGCCCAAATTACCCGCCTCCCAAACTGCTGAGAGATACTGTTCTCTCTTTGCTATGCTGATATTGGATAAATCCTGAATTAAACTTAAAACACTTCAGTATATTTGCTTGTAATTATAATTCAATTATATATGAAGAGCTATTGTTACCAGATTTAAGTATTTCTCTCCCAACTGCCAGCTCGCCTGCTTGGCCTTTACACATCTCCAATAGCGTTGAGACTGAAAGCTGACTTGTTCGACtatgaaataaaaaccaaaaaataactcTTTTAGCAGATGCTTTGAAGGAAAAACATTCTAATAATTACATTTCAACAATCATCAGCTTGGAACTGTGTGTGGAAAATTACTTCACATCACTTCATCCCAGTACATTTCTATAATCCTCTATCTGCAAGATACCAATAGTTGTGACTTTTTTAAAAGGATACTTCCAGAAATGTGATGTCTATCactaataaacaaacaaaaacccaaatagGACCTCATCTTCTTGCAAAAACAGGTCAAATCCAAGAATCCAGCAACACAATGAAcagttctgttttcctttaaCTTTAGGCATTTTATTGCTAGACTATTGCTGGGGCATCTCTAACTGCAGTTTCAGAAGCAGTGCTCCTCAGGAACTAAAC
This DNA window, taken from Opisthocomus hoazin isolate bOpiHoa1 chromosome Z, bOpiHoa1.hap1, whole genome shotgun sequence, encodes the following:
- the MAP3K1 gene encoding mitogen-activated protein kinase kinase kinase 1 isoform X2, producing MENKETLRGLQKMDDRPEERMIREKLKATCMPAWKHEWLERRSRRGPVVVKPILGKGDGLEMNKLSLEPQAEGQSTAASPTQKGRRSPSPSSSSSSSSRTVKSESPGVRRKRVSPVPFQSGRITPPRRAPSPDGFSPYSPEETNRRVNKVMRARLYLLQQIGPNSFLIGGDSPDNKYRVFIGPQTCSCGRGTFCIHLLFVMLRVFQLEPSDPMLWRKTLKNFEVESLFQKYHSRRSSRIKAPSRNTIQKFVSRMSNSHTLSSSSTSTSSSENSMKDEEEQMCPICLLGMLDEESLTVCEDGCRNKLHHHCMSIWAEECRRNREPLICPLCRSKWRSHDFYSHELPSPVDPSVLRMVQQQTQQQSAAGSQRRTQDSSFNLTHYGVQQIPSAYKDLADPWIQVFGMELVGCLFSRNWNIREMALRRLSHDVSGALLLANGESTGNSGSSNGNNTSTGALGAASGSSQTSISGDVVVESCCSVLSMVCADPVYKVYVAALKTLRAMLVYTPCHTLAERTKLQRLLKPVVETILVKCADANSRTSQLSVSTLLEMCKGQAGELAVGREILKSGSIGIGGVDYVLKCILGTQTESSNWQALLGRLCLIDRLLLEFPGEFYPHIVCGDVLQADTVVDRYNKLLSLLTFAVQSIDNSHSMVGKLSRRVFLSAARMVARVPHVFVKLLEMLSMTSSSHYARMRRRLMAIADEMEIAEAIQLGMAEMHSGECRHEDFLQLPVPDNSPEATESNTPDNTVQLSGKSGKGLSDKKQSASPEDISETLAGLAVGLPVSSVTTEQPKPAIQTKGKPHSQCLNSSPSSSHSQSLFPTLLSPSNPSVPAGTVTDVSKLRPQGFVPCKIPSPSPQTQRKLSLQFQRNCSENKESEKLSPVFTQARPLPSSHIHRPKPSRPNPSDVNKQGETSKNSMTLDLNDISQCDGNRSSSSSAVIPSEETVFTPVDEKCRLDVNAELNSSIEDLLEASMPSSDGTVTFKSEVAVLSPERAENDDTYKDDVNHNQKCKEKMEAEEEEALAIAMAMSASQDALPIIPQLQVENGEDIIIIQQDTPETLPGHTKAKHHYREDAEWLKGQQIGLGAFSSCYQAQDVGTGTLMAVKQVTYVRNTSSEQEEVVEALREEIRMMSHLNHPNIIRMLGATCEKSNYNLFIEWMAGGSVAHLLSKYGAFKESVIINYTEQLLRGLSFLHENQIIHRDVKGANLLIDSTGHRLRIADFGAAARLASKGTGAGEFQGQLLGTIAFMAPEVLRGQQYGRSCDVWSVGCVVIEMACAKPPWNAEKHSNHLALIFKIASATTAPSIPTHLSPGLKDVTLRCLELQPQDRPPSRELLKHPVFRTTW
- the MAP3K1 gene encoding mitogen-activated protein kinase kinase kinase 1 isoform X1, with product MAAAAGNRASSSGLPSGSGAEAAATAAAGGGSVGGGAAQGSVAGSGGGFLREAGGGGGREQRSDWRRKQLRKVRSVELDRLPEAPLLLAAAPAAAASSSSSCSSPELPETLLLHCLPGPPRSGRASPAASPSRCAELLEPPPAGSPAGTDPAAERRMEPFPPASRDMENKETLRGLQKMDDRPEERMIREKLKATCMPAWKHEWLERRSRRGPVVVKPILGKGDGLEMNKLSLEPQAEGQSTAASPTQKGRRSPSPSSSSSSSSRTVKSESPGVRRKRVSPVPFQSGRITPPRRAPSPDGFSPYSPEETNRRVNKVMRARLYLLQQIGPNSFLIGGDSPDNKYRVFIGPQTCSCGRGTFCIHLLFVMLRVFQLEPSDPMLWRKTLKNFEVESLFQKYHSRRSSRIKAPSRNTIQKFVSRMSNSHTLSSSSTSTSSSENSMKDEEEQMCPICLLGMLDEESLTVCEDGCRNKLHHHCMSIWAEECRRNREPLICPLCRSKWRSHDFYSHELPSPVDPSVLRMVQQQTQQQSAAGSQRRTQDSSFNLTHYGVQQIPSAYKDLADPWIQVFGMELVGCLFSRNWNIREMALRRLSHDVSGALLLANGESTGNSGSSNGNNTSTGALGAASGSSQTSISGDVVVESCCSVLSMVCADPVYKVYVAALKTLRAMLVYTPCHTLAERTKLQRLLKPVVETILVKCADANSRTSQLSVSTLLEMCKGQAGELAVGREILKSGSIGIGGVDYVLKCILGTQTESSNWQALLGRLCLIDRLLLEFPGEFYPHIVCGDVLQADTVVDRYNKLLSLLTFAVQSIDNSHSMVGKLSRRVFLSAARMVARVPHVFVKLLEMLSMTSSSHYARMRRRLMAIADEMEIAEAIQLGMAEMHSGECRHEDFLQLPVPDNSPEATESNTPDNTVQLSGKSGKGLSDKKQSASPEDISETLAGLAVGLPVSSVTTEQPKPAIQTKGKPHSQCLNSSPSSSHSQSLFPTLLSPSNPSVPAGTVTDVSKLRPQGFVPCKIPSPSPQTQRKLSLQFQRNCSENKESEKLSPVFTQARPLPSSHIHRPKPSRPNPSDVNKQGETSKNSMTLDLNDISQCDGNRSSSSSAVIPSEETVFTPVDEKCRLDVNAELNSSIEDLLEASMPSSDGTVTFKSEVAVLSPERAENDDTYKDDVNHNQKCKEKMEAEEEEALAIAMAMSASQDALPIIPQLQVENGEDIIIIQQDTPETLPGHTKAKHHYREDAEWLKGQQIGLGAFSSCYQAQDVGTGTLMAVKQVTYVRNTSSEQEEVVEALREEIRMMSHLNHPNIIRMLGATCEKSNYNLFIEWMAGGSVAHLLSKYGAFKESVIINYTEQLLRGLSFLHENQIIHRDVKGANLLIDSTGHRLRIADFGAAARLASKGTGAGEFQGQLLGTIAFMAPEVLRGQQYGRSCDVWSVGCVVIEMACAKPPWNAEKHSNHLALIFKIASATTAPSIPTHLSPGLKDVTLRCLELQPQDRPPSRELLKHPVFRTTW